From Bacillus basilensis, a single genomic window includes:
- a CDS encoding DUF58 domain-containing protein: protein MNQQLVYTPLAEPFVMGVMSVAAVILCVFSSNLLILSLVFLYVILIGAMHVYIRKVSHVNWEYDQGNSNVFIGETNRCKIKISNKSIFPIFNVVFRFKCENKITWNHDEINKNNSTGSNYYMNFNLKGRESVSFDLQAVALKRGIAKWEEVEIVITDLFGFITNHITYKQVDTPSYLVLPAVPKIQVPELQEWSRGFRKAMSSPLYDETKVMGVKSYENEDFRSIHWSATAKTGTITAKKYERTQSDKYAIYLNLQNKSGISLRNDTEELIELTAGICKQLLMQNCSFEVWINSVKDNGLLHIKNGDNRKHLQNVLKILASISDQDTPVSSSYFYTAGFRRKELDAVPVILGTSPKKYSRTNKWIVIKE from the coding sequence ATGAATCAACAACTTGTGTATACACCTTTAGCGGAGCCTTTCGTAATGGGAGTTATGTCAGTTGCAGCCGTTATTTTATGTGTATTTTCAAGTAATCTACTCATATTATCTCTCGTATTTTTGTATGTAATTTTAATAGGTGCTATGCATGTTTATATACGTAAAGTATCTCATGTTAACTGGGAATACGATCAAGGAAATTCGAATGTTTTTATCGGTGAAACGAACAGGTGCAAAATAAAAATTTCAAACAAATCAATTTTCCCTATTTTTAATGTTGTATTCCGATTTAAATGTGAAAATAAGATAACTTGGAATCATGATGAAATAAATAAAAATAATAGTACAGGTTCAAATTATTATATGAATTTTAATTTAAAAGGAAGAGAGTCAGTTTCATTTGATTTACAAGCTGTGGCATTAAAAAGAGGCATTGCGAAATGGGAAGAGGTTGAAATTGTTATTACTGATCTCTTTGGATTTATAACGAACCATATCACATATAAACAAGTTGATACGCCCTCCTATTTAGTCTTACCAGCTGTTCCGAAAATACAAGTTCCTGAATTACAAGAATGGTCACGAGGATTTCGAAAAGCGATGTCATCCCCCTTATATGATGAAACGAAAGTAATGGGAGTAAAGTCTTATGAAAATGAAGATTTTCGTTCCATCCACTGGAGTGCAACAGCGAAAACAGGGACGATAACTGCGAAAAAGTACGAGCGAACGCAATCAGATAAATATGCGATATATCTCAACTTGCAAAATAAAAGCGGTATTTCTTTGCGAAATGATACAGAGGAACTAATTGAATTAACAGCAGGCATATGCAAACAACTTCTTATGCAAAACTGTTCATTTGAAGTATGGATCAATAGTGTAAAAGATAACGGTTTGCTACATATAAAAAACGGGGATAATCGGAAACATTTGCAAAATGTATTAAAAATACTTGCCTCAATATCGGATCAAGATACGCCTGTATCTTCTTCTTATTTTTACACAGCTGGATTTCGGCGAAAGGAATTGGATGCGGTTCCTGTAATCCTTGGTACTTCTCCAAAGAAATATAGTAGAACAAACAAATGGATTGTAATCAAAGAATAA